The following coding sequences are from one Diabrotica virgifera virgifera chromosome 2, PGI_DIABVI_V3a window:
- the LOC126880037 gene encoding cathepsin L-like proteinase, with protein sequence MKLFVAFAAIILSVSALSLNDHWENFKVKHGKAYKNPIEERVRFSVFQSNLKLINEHNAKYDQGLVGYTMAVNQFADMTQEEFKAKLGMQAKNIPNIKTTRHVQDVNVEVPDSIDWRQKGAVLGVKDQGQCGSCWAFSATGSLEGQNYIINGQSVGLSEQELLDCSSDYGNGDCDYGGLMTSAFEYIEDHGIESESSYPYEAEQRECRRSSGKAAVNIQGYKEVAANEESLRQAVGTVGPISAAINANPLQFYSSGVFDGQCANSRNDLDHGILVVGYGEENNKPYWIIKNSWGADWGEQGYFRLERNVNMCGLDLVTSYPVL encoded by the exons atgaaaCTATTTGTCGCCTTCGCAGccatcattttgagcgtcagtGCTTTGTCACTCAACGACCATTGGGAAAACTTTAAG GTCAAACATGGCAAAGCTTACAAAAACCCAATCGAGGAAAGAGTCCGCTTTTCAGTTTTCCAATCCAATCTGAAACTCATCAACGAACACAATGCCAAATACGATCAAGGTCTTGTAGGTTACACAATGGCAGTCAACCAGTTCGCTGACATGACCCAAGAAGAGTTCAAAGCCAAGCTCGGTATGCAAGCAAAGAATATCCCTAACATCAAGACAACTCGTCATGTTCAAGATGTAAATGTTGAGGTTCCAGACTCCATTGACTGGAGACAAAAAGGTGCCGTTTTAGGTGTTAAAGATCAAGGACAGTGTGGATCTTGCTGGGCTTTCAGTGCT ACTGGTTCCCTTGAAGGACAAAATTACATCATCAATGGCCAATCAGTAGGCCTCAGCGAGCAAGAACTTTTGGATTGTTCCTCAGACTACGGAAATGGCGACTGCGACTACGGTGGTCTTATGACCAGCGCTTTCGAATATATCGAAGACCACGGAATCGAATCTGAATCTAGCTATCCTTACGAAGCTGAACAAAGAGAATGCAGACGCAGTTCTGGCAAAGCTGCAGTTAACATTCAAGGTTACAAAGAAGTAGCAGCCAATGAAGAATCTTTAAGACAAGCAGTTG GTACTGTTGGTCCAATTTCTGCAGCAATTAACGCTAATCCCCTCCAATTCTACTCAAGTGGTGTTTTTGACGGCCAGTGCGCAAATAGCAGGAATGACTTGGATCACGGCATCCTGGTCGTAGGTTATGGTGAAGAAAACAACAAGCCTTATTGGATCATCAAGAACTCATGGGGTGCAGATTGGGGTGAGCAAGGTTACTTCAGACTGGAGAGAAATGTTAATATGTGCGGATTGGATTTAGTGACAAGTTACCCAGTTCTGTAA